The following coding sequences are from one Dermacentor silvarum isolate Dsil-2018 chromosome 4, BIME_Dsil_1.4, whole genome shotgun sequence window:
- the LOC119448628 gene encoding uncharacterized protein LOC119448628: MLTKQQELKEQRDRRRGSERLFDVGDQVFVKTVRGECASWEEGVVHQVVSAVTYVVKVREQLRFTHADHLRSRHADPAARLEPMSRLENPVTQHSDMAAESTSSVPANAAPTHPVQQAKRHIPPLNIDCPTPSTASTPLTSTSQPEALSAAPPAERQPLRRSTRTRNPPDRFKHEDFAK; the protein is encoded by the coding sequence ATGCTCACCAAGCAGCAGGAACTTAAAGAACAGCGAGACAGGCGTCGCGGGAGTGAGCGTTTGTTTGATGTTGGTGATCAAGTGTTTGTGAAAACTGTGCGCGGTGAATGTGCCTCGTGGGAGGAAGGTGTTGTGCACCAGGTTGTGAGTGCTGTGACGTATGTTGTGAAAGTGCGCGAACAACTCCGGTTTACGCACGCCGACCACTTGCGGTCACGTCATGCTGACCCGGCAGCAAGGCTGGAACCCATGTCGAGACTCGAAAATCCTGTGACGCAGCACAGCGACATGGCAGCAGAGAGCACGTCATCGGTCCCAGCAAATGCAGCTCCAACGCATCCAGTTCAGCAAGCTAAACGGCATATCCCACCTCTCAACATAGACTGCCCGACACCGTCAACGGCGTCTACGCCTTTAACGTCGACGTCACAGCCGGAGGCACTGTCAGCTGCACCGCCAGCGGAAAGGCAACCGCTACGGCGCAGCACGCGCACCCGCAACCCACCGGACCGTTTCAAGCACGAGGATTTTGCAAAATAA